Within Sebastes fasciatus isolate fSebFas1 chromosome 19, fSebFas1.pri, whole genome shotgun sequence, the genomic segment ACCACGGAAACAACACCAAAAGATCTTACTGAAACCATCGCTATGGTTACAGCATCATGTTTCCTACTGCGAGATCAGTTCGTCTATCTCCGTGTTGGACGTCATTCTCAGCGTTACCCTGGACATGGCTCACCTGCGAACATCTTGCTGAAGTCGCCGGAGTCCATCGTCATGACGACGTCGGCTTGGACGGGCGGCTCGCCCTGCCCCGCGCTGCCAGAGCCGCTCTTCAAGTCCAGAAACCAAATGCCCTCGTGTTCTCCTAATATGGGCATAAACACGTTCACATCAATGCCACTCCCACAGGATCTCCTAATATGGGCATAAACACGTTCACATCAATGCCACTCCCACAGGATCTCCTTATATGGACATAAATACGTTCACATCAATACCACTCCTACAGGAACTCCTTATATGGACATAAATACGTTCACATCAATACCACTCCTACAGGATCTCCTTATATGGACATAAACACGGTCACATCAATACCACTCCTACAGGATCTCCTTATATGGACATAAACACGTTCACATCAATACCACTCCCACAGGATCTCCTTATATGGACATAAACACGTTCACATCAATACCACTCCTACAGGATCTCCTTATATGGACATAAACACGTTCACATCAATACCACTCCCACAGGATCTCCTTATATGGACAAACACGTTCACATCAATAACACTCCCACAGGATCTCCTTATATGGACATAAACACGTTCACATCAATGCCACTCCCACAGGATCTCCTTATATGGACATAAATACATTGACATAAGACTCCCACAGGATGTCCTAATATGGACATATTCCTCTTCCTAACAGACTGTTACCTGATAGATCGAACCGATAGATGGCCTGCGTCAACTTGACGACGTCATCGTTGATGACTGCTCTGATGGCGTCAAACGTGCTTTCTATTGGTGCATtggaggctgatgatgatggcgGTTTGGAGGTTGGGGTCGCCCCTAGCAACGGGGAGACAAAAAACGGGTTTTCATGGGACTCTCAGTAAAGACCTTAGGGGGCatctatatacatacacacacacacacattttatatatatatgtgtatatatatatatatatatatacacatatatatatacatatatatatatatatatatgtatatatattaatatatgttttgatgattttattttgtctctTGAGATCAGCTGTAGTACTGGCAGTAGTATTTACAGTATCTGTAGTAGTACTGGCAGTAGTATTTACAGTATCTGTAGTAtctgtagtagtactagcagtagtattTACAGTATCTGTAGTAGTTACCGTGCTCGACCGGTGTTTCTTCTTCTACGTCCAGGAATAAGTCCGGCATCAGGGGGTGACCtgtcgaccaatcagagacCACCATGAGTACCACATGACAGCGTGTAGGAAGCTGCAACTACCCATGCTAGGTTAGCGTTAGCTCAGTGAGCGTGCCGTCACCTGGCTCGATGGCGTACTGCTCGAAGTCTTTGACTCCCATCTCCATCAGGATGTCCTCGTCCACCAGGAAGTGACCCGTGTAGTCCTTCGGTCGGGACAGGATGGCGTAGGCTGCGTCCGCCATGATGTCAGTCGTACGACACTGTTTACCGATGTCCTCTCCGCCCAACATATCCATCGCTGCTGTCTGGATCGCTACGGCAACAACACACAGGTCAGAGCACGGTTAGCATCGTGGAGagtctgttagcatgctagtttACTATGAGAGTCTATGAAGagtctgttagcatgctagtttACTATGGGAGTCTATGAGGagtctgttagcatgctagtttACTATGGGAGTCTATGAGGagtctgttagcatgctagtttACTATGAGAGTCTATGAAGagtctgttagcatgctagtttACTATGAGAGTCTATGCTAACATTTAGCCACTGACCAGTTTTAGGCCAGAGGGCGTTGACGGCAATTCGACCTTTGAACTCTTCGGCCATTCCCAGGGCGCACATGGACATGCCGTACTTCGTCAACGTGTACgctgaaaaataaacaaaccaaGAGACGTGTCTTTAGAACAGCACAGGTGTATGATGGGATGTTGGCTGGTCAGTTCCTATGGTTACCTGTGTGGTTCTTGAACCAGACGGGGTTGAGGTTGATCGGCGGCGACAGGTTCAGGATGTGAGGATTGAGACTCTTCAGCAGGTGAGGGATGACCAGTTTAGACCTGAAACATACGGTCGCTCGTTAACTGAAGCTCGTTAACTGGAGCTCGTTACCTGAAGCTCGTTAACTGGAACTCATTAACTGGAGCTCGTTAACTGGAACTCGTTTAACTGGAGCTCGTTAACTGGAGCTCGTTACCTGAAGCTCGTTAACTGGAACTCATTAACTGGAGCTCGTTAACTGAAGCTCGTTAACTGAAGCTCGTTTACTGCAGCTTATTTACTGAAGCTCGTTAACTGAAGCTCGTTAACTGGAGCTCGTTACCTGAAGCTCGTTAACTGGAACTCATTAACTGGAGCTCGTTAACTGAAGCTCGTTAACTGGAACTCGTTTAACTGGAGCTCGTTAACTGAAGCTCGTTTACTGGAGCTTGTTTACTGAAACTTGTTTACTGGAGCTTGTTTACTGAAGCTCGTCTACTGAAGCTCGTTAACTGCAGCTTATTTACTGAAGCTCGTTAACTGAAGTTTGTTAACTGAAGCCTGTTAAATGGCCGTTAACTGAAGCTCGTTAACTGATGGTCGTTAACTGATGTTCCTTAACTGGAGCTTGATTGCTGAAGTTCGTTAACTGAAGCTCGTTTACTAAAGCTCGTTTACTGAAGCTCATTAGCAACACTTAATGAACAGTGTTCATTAGCTTCGCTGACATCATCTAATAAACAACAGCTAGTTAGCAACAGCTCGTTTACAGAAGCTAATTAACATCAACTCGTTAACTGAATCTCTTTATGAGCAGCTCATCTCAGAACGCTCTACTGGTCTCTGCAGGACATTAACAGTACTCTCCTCCTGTTCAGAATGTGGTTTACGGGGACGTCCCTACTTGACGTTACCTACCTACGAATCAATACACGGtacagacgtgtgtgtgtgtgtgtgtatgtgtgtgtcagattcGTACGTCAGGTAGGTTCCCCTCACGTTGATTCCCATCATCAGGTCGAGCTTCTTCGAGGGCGTGTCCAGAGTTCCGCTAAGATTGATGGCGCTGGCGTTGTTCACCAGGATGTCGATTCCTGCCAATCAGACACAAGcactgtgatgatgtcaccgccGGAGCTACATAGCTGTCGGTCTGATCTGGAGACCGAAGCGGATCTTTCACTTCTAAACTCTCAAAGAACCTTCACTTTGATTTCTatgataaaaatattaatatttacagCAGAGTTTAATAAAAATCTACATGAGAGAAACAATATCTAATTTGTATAAAATTCTTTACATTaccaaataaatattatataatattgtaataacatatattaatattaatataataatcatattaaCATGTTTAAGTACTTAagccattttttaaataagaatgtaaaattattaaataaaaaaaatattttgaatattttttttaatatgacattttaatactttttactttttaacgTGTCGAATGAGTGATGAGCTGATGTTACAGGTTTCACCAATAATCTGTATTATCTGAGATTTTAGGATATTTAAATTATAACTACGactgtttattttgggtaaTATTAGAACTTAATTCTCAAAATCTCACATCATTTGCTCCGTTGTAAAAACATGCCAGGCCTGCATTCATTTAGAAAGagatataacatataacatttTTGTATACAATTTTTTTGTTCGTTAAATGTCGTTAACTTCTTCAgtaatttctttttaatttttgtaattttcttctaataaacacatacagacgtaggcaaaatcgttggtaacgttccgttaaagagagaaaaacccacaatggtcactgaaataacttgaaactgacaaaagtaataataaataaaaattcactgaaaattaactaatgaaaatcagatattgtttttgaattatggttcagcagaatcatttaaaaaaacaaactaatgaaactggcctggacaaaaatgatggtacccttaacttaatattttgttgcacaaccttttgaggcaatcactgcaatcaagtgatttctgtaactctcaatgagacttctgcacctgtcgacaggtatgttggcccactcctcgtgagcaaactgctccagctgtctcaggtttgaagggtgccttctccagactgcatgtttcagctccttccacagatgttcaataggatttagatccgggctcatagaaggccacttcagaatagtccaatgtttagttcttagccattcttgggtgtttttagctgtgttttgggtcattatcctgttggaggacccatgacctgcaactgagaccaagctttctgacactgggcagcacatttcgctccagaatgccttgatagtcttgagatttcattgcaccctgcacagattcaagacaccctgtgccagatgcaacaaagcagccccagaacataaccgagcctcctccatgtttcacattaggtacagtgttcttttctttggatgcttcatctcttcgtctgtgaacatagagctgatgtgacttgccaaaaagctccagttttgtctcatctgtccaaaggacattctcccagaagctttgtggcttgtcaatatgcattttggaaaattccagtctcgcttttttatgatttggtgtcctcctgggtcgtcttccattaagtccactttggctcaaacagcgacggatggtgcgatctgacactgatgtaccttgaccttggagttcacctctaatctctttggaagttgttctgggctctttggttaccattcgtattatccgtctcttcaatatgtcatcaattttccccttgcggccacgtccagggaggttggctacagtcccatggaccttaaacttctgaataatatgtgcagctgtagtcacaggaacatcaagctgcttggagatggtcttatagcctttacctttaacatgaaggtctataatgttctttctgatctcctgagacaactctctccttagctttctgtggtccatgttcagtgtggtacacaccatgatgccaaacagcacagtgactacttttcaccctttaaataggcagactgactgattacaagtttgaagatacc encodes:
- the hsdl2 gene encoding hydroxysteroid dehydrogenase-like protein 2 isoform X1; amino-acid sequence: MLQNTGKLAGCTLFITGGSRGIGKAIALKAAKDGANIVIAAKTAEPHPKLPGTIYTAAKEVEAAGGKALACVVDIRDEQQVGEAVQKAVDKFGGIDILVNNASAINLSGTLDTPSKKLDLMMGINVRGTYLTSKLVIPHLLKSLNPHILNLSPPINLNPVWFKNHTAYTLTKYGMSMCALGMAEEFKGRIAVNALWPKTAIQTAAMDMLGGEDIGKQCRTTDIMADAAYAILSRPKDYTGHFLVDEDILMEMGVKDFEQYAIEPGHPLMPDLFLDVEEETPVEHGNYYRYSKPPSSSASNAPIESTFDAIRAVINDDVVKLTQAIYRFDLSGEHEGIWFLDLKSGSGSAGQGEPPVQADVVMTMDSGDFSKMFAGKLKPTLAFMSGKLRIKGDMTLAIKLEKLMGHMSKAKL
- the hsdl2 gene encoding hydroxysteroid dehydrogenase-like protein 2 isoform X2 is translated as MLQNTGKLAGCTLFITGGSRGIGKAIALKAAKDGANIVIAAKTAEPHPKLPGTIYTAAKEVEAAGGKALACVVDIRDEQQVGEAVQKAVDKFGGIDILVNNASAINLSGTLDTPSKKLDLMMGINVRGTYLTSKLVIPHLLKSLNPHILNLSPPINLNPVWFKNHTAYTLTKYGMSMCALGMAEEFKGRIAVNALWPKTAIQTAAMDMLGGEDIGKQCRTTDIMADAAYAILSRPKDYTGHFLVDEDILMEMGVKDFEQYAIEPGHPLMPDLFLDVEEETPVEHGATPTSKPPSSSASNAPIESTFDAIRAVINDDVVKLTQAIYRFDLSGEHEGIWFLDLKSGSGSAGQGEPPVQADVVMTMDSGDFSKMFAGKLKPTLAFMSGKLRIKGDMTLAIKLEKLMGHMSKAKL